The Ahaetulla prasina isolate Xishuangbanna chromosome 4, ASM2864084v1, whole genome shotgun sequence genome has a window encoding:
- the PCK2 gene encoding phosphoenolpyruvate carboxykinase [GTP], mitochondrial isoform X2, producing MPAPYTRMVGRGAFSLRRWSAVPVRWAHAPRVLHGDLAKLSGRVQEFVEQGVRLCQPDSLHICDGTEKENTKILNFLESEGVIKPLTKYENCWLAKTDPKDVARVESRTVIVTENQRDTIPITAPGVKGQLGNWMNPKTFQEAVDDRFPGCMKGRTMYVIPYSMGPLGSPLSKIGIQLTDSAYVVASMRIMTRMGAAALRTLGDGEFVKCLHSVGRPLPLSEELVNNWPCNPEKTLIAHVPNRREIVSFGSGYGGNSLLGKKCFALRIASCIAKDEGWLAEHMLILGLTNPEGKKKYVAAAFPSACGKTNLAMMNPTLPGWRVECVGDDIAWMKFDSEGCLRAINPENGFFGVAPGTSTRTNPNAMHTIQRNTIFTNVAETSEGGVYWEGIDQRIPEGVTISTWQGKPWKPGDPQPAAHPNSRFCAPARQCPIMDPDWESPQGVPIDAIIFGGRRPAGVPLVYEAFNWRHGVFVGSAMRSESTAAAEHKGKVIMHDPFAMRPFFGYNFGRYLEHWLSMEGRKGVRLPKIFHVNWFRKDAAGNFLWPGFGENSRVLDWIFRRVDGEESAKETPIGYIPKEGALDLSGLSQVSHSELFSLPKEFWEQEVREVRQYLTEQVPEDLPKEVLKELEALETRVKKM from the exons ATGCCGGCGCCCTACACGCGGATGGTGGG CCGTGGAGCCTTCTCGCTTCGGAGATGGTCTGCGGTGCCGGTACGTTGGGCCCATGCGCCCCGCGTGCTCCACGGCGACTTGGCCAAACTCTCCGGCCGGGTTCAGGAGTTCGTCGAGCAAGGGGTGCGCCTCTGCCAACCGGACAGCCTCCACATTTGCGACGGGACGGAGAAAGAGAACACCAAAATCTTGAATTTCCTCGAATCGGAAGGCGTCATCAAACCGTTGACGAAATACGAGAACTG CTGGCTGGCAAAAACCGACCCCAAAGATGTTGCCAGGGTGGAGAGCCGGACGGTCATCGTCACGGAGAACCAGAGGGACACGATTCCCATAACGGCCCCGGGGGTCAAGGGTCAGCTGGGCAACTGGATGAACCCCAAAACTTTTCAAGAGGCGGTGGACGATCGGTTTCCGGGTTGCATGAAAG GGCGCACCATGTACGTCATCCCCTACAGCATGGGGCCCCTCGGTTCGCCGCTCTCCAAAATCGGGATCCAGCTGACGGATTCGGCCTACGTGGTCGCCAGCATGCGAATCATGACGCGGATGGGGGCGGCGGCCCTCCGCACGCTCGGGGATGGAGAGTTCGTCAAGTGCCTGCATTCGGTGGGGCGGCCTTTGCCTCTTAGCG AAGAGCTTGTGAACAATTGGCCTTGCAATCCGGAGAAGACCTTAATCGCCCACGTGCCGAACCGCCGAGAGATCGTGTCTTTTGGCAGCGGCTACGGGGGCAATTCCCTGCTGGGGAAGAAATGCTTTGCCCTCCGTATCGCTTCGTGCATCGCCAAGGACGAAGGCTGGCTGGCCGAGCACATGCTG ATTCTGGGACTCACCAACCCGGAAGGCAAGAAGAAATACGTAGCGGCTGCTTTCCCCAGCGCATGCGGAAAGACCAACCTAGCCATGATGAATCCTACCTTGCCGGGCTGGCGCGTGGAATGCGTCGGGGACGATATCGCCTGGATGAAGTTCGACAGCGAAG GTTGCTTGCGTGCCATCAACCCCGAGAACGGCTTCTTCGGGGTGGCTCCGGGCACGTCCACTCGGACCAACCCCAACGCCATGCATACCATCCAGCGTAACACCATCTTCACCAACGTGGCCGAGACCAGTGAAGGCGGAGTCTATTGGGAGGGCATCGATCAGAGGATTCCGGAAGGGGTGACCATCAGCACCTGGCAAGGAAAACCTTGGAAACCAG GGGACCCACAACCGGCCGCTCATCCGAATTCTCGCTTTTGTGCCCCGGCTCGGCAGTGTCCCATCATGGATCCGGATTGGGAATCCCCTCAGGGGGTCCCCATTGACGCCATCATCTTTGGGGGCAGGAGACCGGCAG ggGTGCCTTTGGTGTACGAGGCCTTCAACTGGCGCCACGGGGTCTTCGTGGGCAGTGCCATGCGGTCGGAGTCCACAGCGGCGGCTGAGCACAAAG GCAAGGTCATCATGCACGACCCCTTCGCCATGCGTCCGTTCTTCGGCTACAACTTCGGCCGCTACCTGGAGCACTGGTTGAGCATGGAAGGGCGGAAGGGCGTCCGCCTTCCCAAAATTTTCCACGTCAATTGGTTCCGGAAAGATGCCGCCGGGAATTTCTTGTGGCCAGGTTTCGGGGAAAATTCCCGGGTCCTGGATTGGATCTTCCGCCGGGTGGACGGAGAAGAATCCGCGAAGGAAACCCCCATCGGATACATCCCGAAAGAAGGCGCCTTAGATCTCTCAGGCCTAAGCCAGGTGAGCCATTCGGAGCTCTTCTCGCTgcccaaggaattctgggaacaggAGGTCCGAGAAGTGAGACAATACCTGACGGAACAAGTGCCTGAGGACTTGCCCAAGGAAGTCTTGAAAGAACTGGAAGCCTTGGAGACCCGGGTGAAGAAGATGTGA
- the PCK2 gene encoding phosphoenolpyruvate carboxykinase [GTP], mitochondrial isoform X1, translating to MVPNIPVAKWAIGRGAFSLRRWSAVPVRWAHAPRVLHGDLAKLSGRVQEFVEQGVRLCQPDSLHICDGTEKENTKILNFLESEGVIKPLTKYENCWLAKTDPKDVARVESRTVIVTENQRDTIPITAPGVKGQLGNWMNPKTFQEAVDDRFPGCMKGRTMYVIPYSMGPLGSPLSKIGIQLTDSAYVVASMRIMTRMGAAALRTLGDGEFVKCLHSVGRPLPLSEELVNNWPCNPEKTLIAHVPNRREIVSFGSGYGGNSLLGKKCFALRIASCIAKDEGWLAEHMLILGLTNPEGKKKYVAAAFPSACGKTNLAMMNPTLPGWRVECVGDDIAWMKFDSEGCLRAINPENGFFGVAPGTSTRTNPNAMHTIQRNTIFTNVAETSEGGVYWEGIDQRIPEGVTISTWQGKPWKPGDPQPAAHPNSRFCAPARQCPIMDPDWESPQGVPIDAIIFGGRRPAGVPLVYEAFNWRHGVFVGSAMRSESTAAAEHKGKVIMHDPFAMRPFFGYNFGRYLEHWLSMEGRKGVRLPKIFHVNWFRKDAAGNFLWPGFGENSRVLDWIFRRVDGEESAKETPIGYIPKEGALDLSGLSQVSHSELFSLPKEFWEQEVREVRQYLTEQVPEDLPKEVLKELEALETRVKKM from the exons ATGGTGCCCAACATTCCTGTGGCTAAGTGGGCCATCGG CCGTGGAGCCTTCTCGCTTCGGAGATGGTCTGCGGTGCCGGTACGTTGGGCCCATGCGCCCCGCGTGCTCCACGGCGACTTGGCCAAACTCTCCGGCCGGGTTCAGGAGTTCGTCGAGCAAGGGGTGCGCCTCTGCCAACCGGACAGCCTCCACATTTGCGACGGGACGGAGAAAGAGAACACCAAAATCTTGAATTTCCTCGAATCGGAAGGCGTCATCAAACCGTTGACGAAATACGAGAACTG CTGGCTGGCAAAAACCGACCCCAAAGATGTTGCCAGGGTGGAGAGCCGGACGGTCATCGTCACGGAGAACCAGAGGGACACGATTCCCATAACGGCCCCGGGGGTCAAGGGTCAGCTGGGCAACTGGATGAACCCCAAAACTTTTCAAGAGGCGGTGGACGATCGGTTTCCGGGTTGCATGAAAG GGCGCACCATGTACGTCATCCCCTACAGCATGGGGCCCCTCGGTTCGCCGCTCTCCAAAATCGGGATCCAGCTGACGGATTCGGCCTACGTGGTCGCCAGCATGCGAATCATGACGCGGATGGGGGCGGCGGCCCTCCGCACGCTCGGGGATGGAGAGTTCGTCAAGTGCCTGCATTCGGTGGGGCGGCCTTTGCCTCTTAGCG AAGAGCTTGTGAACAATTGGCCTTGCAATCCGGAGAAGACCTTAATCGCCCACGTGCCGAACCGCCGAGAGATCGTGTCTTTTGGCAGCGGCTACGGGGGCAATTCCCTGCTGGGGAAGAAATGCTTTGCCCTCCGTATCGCTTCGTGCATCGCCAAGGACGAAGGCTGGCTGGCCGAGCACATGCTG ATTCTGGGACTCACCAACCCGGAAGGCAAGAAGAAATACGTAGCGGCTGCTTTCCCCAGCGCATGCGGAAAGACCAACCTAGCCATGATGAATCCTACCTTGCCGGGCTGGCGCGTGGAATGCGTCGGGGACGATATCGCCTGGATGAAGTTCGACAGCGAAG GTTGCTTGCGTGCCATCAACCCCGAGAACGGCTTCTTCGGGGTGGCTCCGGGCACGTCCACTCGGACCAACCCCAACGCCATGCATACCATCCAGCGTAACACCATCTTCACCAACGTGGCCGAGACCAGTGAAGGCGGAGTCTATTGGGAGGGCATCGATCAGAGGATTCCGGAAGGGGTGACCATCAGCACCTGGCAAGGAAAACCTTGGAAACCAG GGGACCCACAACCGGCCGCTCATCCGAATTCTCGCTTTTGTGCCCCGGCTCGGCAGTGTCCCATCATGGATCCGGATTGGGAATCCCCTCAGGGGGTCCCCATTGACGCCATCATCTTTGGGGGCAGGAGACCGGCAG ggGTGCCTTTGGTGTACGAGGCCTTCAACTGGCGCCACGGGGTCTTCGTGGGCAGTGCCATGCGGTCGGAGTCCACAGCGGCGGCTGAGCACAAAG GCAAGGTCATCATGCACGACCCCTTCGCCATGCGTCCGTTCTTCGGCTACAACTTCGGCCGCTACCTGGAGCACTGGTTGAGCATGGAAGGGCGGAAGGGCGTCCGCCTTCCCAAAATTTTCCACGTCAATTGGTTCCGGAAAGATGCCGCCGGGAATTTCTTGTGGCCAGGTTTCGGGGAAAATTCCCGGGTCCTGGATTGGATCTTCCGCCGGGTGGACGGAGAAGAATCCGCGAAGGAAACCCCCATCGGATACATCCCGAAAGAAGGCGCCTTAGATCTCTCAGGCCTAAGCCAGGTGAGCCATTCGGAGCTCTTCTCGCTgcccaaggaattctgggaacaggAGGTCCGAGAAGTGAGACAATACCTGACGGAACAAGTGCCTGAGGACTTGCCCAAGGAAGTCTTGAAAGAACTGGAAGCCTTGGAGACCCGGGTGAAGAAGATGTGA